DNA from Hyphomicrobiales bacterium:
CATCACCCATGGATGGCTGAGGCTCTTCACCAGATGGAGGCGTCGGTTGAGCACCACCGTCAACAGAAGGTTGCTCGCTTTGGCCACTTGCAGCAACCTGTTGGCGCCGTTCTTCATCACGCGCCGCACTTTGCTGTGCCTGTGCTGTCATGATGATACGGTTATAGTGTTCTGCATGCTGGAAATAGTTTTCCGCAGCAACGCTATCACCAGAAGACAAGGCATCGCGGGCAAGCGTCAAATATTTTTCAGCCACATGCTGCGCCGTGCCGCGCACTTTCACATCTGGACCGTTGCTCTCATAAGAACGTGTGAGAGGATTAGGGCTCTTACGTCCACCGCGACCACGACCACGATTATTTTTATTATTCTGCCTCATACACGGCTCTCTTCATGTTAAATCTACGTTCCTCGATCACTGCTTAAAAGTGACGACAGAACAAAACTGTTTTTTCTTGAGTTTAAGAATTTTTCACTTGGCCTACATCAAAGGTGCTGGTCAGATTGGTCCCTTATCAAAAGCACTTCTCACCTGCGCTATTAGCTCATACAAGGTGCTGTGATTGTGCGGGACATAAAATTGGTGTCACTCTAAAACAAGAATGTGATCACCTTCACAAACCACGTTACTCATTTCCCACCGTATTTCCAAGCGATTTATCCACAAACCCCATGACTTTTAAGTTATTTTTGTGATTTTTTGACCATTTTCACAATACGAGGCACATCAGACAGATCAAAAATCGGCTGAACATCCTCAAAACCTATCTCTTTGGCCAATGCCATCACCTGTGCTTGTTGGTCAAATCCATGTTCAAACAGGCAAATTCCATCCTCACGAATTGCTTGATAGCACCACGGCGTAAGCGCTCGGTAAGCATCTAACCCATCTTCGCCACCAAAAAGAGCCCGCGCAGGGTCATGCTCCTTCACCCCATCACCAAGGTTTTGAAGGTCATCATCGCGTATATAAGGCGGATTTGAAACGATCACGTCATAGGTTCCTTCAAGAGCAGAACCATAATTTGAAATCATGGGCTTAAAGCGTTTTTGCACACCCTGCCGTTCAGCATTTTGTACCGCCATATTCAGCGCTTCTTGGCTAATATCAGAACCGATGCCAATTGCATTCGGCAACTCTGTCAAAAGGCTTGTTAAAATGGCGCCGCTACCCGTACCTATATCAACGATAGTAAGCGCTTCACCTTCTCGGCCTTGCCCTCGCGCCCACTCAAGCACGATTTCAACAATACCTTCCGTTTCTGGGCGTGGTATCAGCGTGTCGTCATTAAGATCGAAGCGCAGACCCCAAAATTCACGATACCCCTGAATACGGGCAACAGGTTCGCCCAATGCACGGCGTTCAATTACGTCATGAACCAAAGCACAGCCTTGATCATCTATAATTAGGTCGGGATTAGTGACAGGGGCATGACTGGAAAAATCAAGCGCATGGCATAAAAGCAGTCTTGCATCCAAGTCTGGCGTCGCGAATGAATGGGATGAAAGCGCATTGCGAAGCGTTTGCCGACACTCAGCATAGAGCGTGCCAAGCTTCATGCTCAACGCTCTTATTCCTCGTTCGTGGCAGCAAGGAGCGTTGCTTGGTGGTCTGTAATCAACGCGTCCAAAAGTTCATCAAGCGCTTCACCCATGAGCACTTTTTCAAGTTTATAAAGCGTCAAATTGATCCGGTGGTCAGAAACACGCCCCTGCGGGAAATTGTAGGTTCTAATCCGCTCAGAGCGGTCGCCTGAACCCACTTGGCCTTTACGGGAATCAGCGCGCTCTTTGTCCGCTTTTTGGCGTTCCGCATCAAACAATCGAGCCCGTAGTTCTTTCATCGCATTGGCGCGGTTTTGGTGTTGTGACTTTTCGCTCGAGGTTACAACAATACCGCTTGGTTCATGGGTAATTCGAACCGCACTATCGGTTGTATTAACGTGCTGCCCGCCAGCGCCTGATGCCCGCATTGTATCAATACGAATATCTTCAGTACGGATTTCAATATCAACTTCTTCCGCTTCAGGAAGAACGGCAACGGTTGCTGCTGATGTATGCACGCGGCCACCTGATTCTGTTTCTGGCACCCGTTGCACACGGTGAACGCCCGATTCAAATTTCAAACGCGCAAACACACCTTCACCGGAAATATTGGCAACAGCCTCTTTAAAGCCACCAACGTCGCCGTCATTCATGGTCATGACATTAAATTTCCAACCCTGTACGGCGGCATAGCGCTCATACATGCGGAATAAATCACCTGCGAATAAAGCCGCTTCATCACCGCCCGTGCCTGCGCGGACTTCGACAATCGCATTCTTTTTATCGGCGATGTCTTTGGGCAGCAATTGAACTTGAATTTCTGCGGTGAGCGCGTCAATTTTCTCGCGAAGCTCAGGCATTTCAGCTTCAGCCATTTCCTTCATTTCAGCGTCCGTGTCACCATCCGCCAGCATTTCCGCCAGATCAGCAAACTCGTTTTGTGAATCCTTCAATTCCCTGATGTTGTTTACAACAGGCTCAAGGTCCGAAAACTCCTTCGACAATTTCACATAAATCTCAGGCTCTGGACTTTCAGCCATCTGCGCCATGATGTCATCGGCGCGAGCAACAATTGAATTAATTTTTTCATCTGAAAGCATAGGGGTTCATTTCTGAAAGAAAGCAGAGATTAAAGGCGCAGCGGATGTTGTTCGCTACAAAGGAATATCGTGTGTTTGAGCAAAGCGCGTCAAGCGCTCTCTCAATGTCTCATTATTTGGCCCACTCATAAAAGCGTCAACTTCTGCCTTGAGCGTTTCAAGGTTGGTTTCAAGAACCGCTGCTTTGACAGGACCAATTGATGAAGGGTTCATGGAAAGCGAGCGATAGCCGAGGCCAAGCAATGCCAAAGCTTCAATTGGCTGTCCGCCCATTTCGCCACACAGCGTGACAGGCTTTCCAGCCTTCGTACCTGCATCAACAATAGATTTCAGCGCACTCATATTTGCTTTGGTCAAACTATCAAAACGGCCAGAAAGCTTCATATTGCCGCGGTCACAAGCCGTCAGGAATTGCAACAAATCATTGGAACCGACAGAGGCAAAATCGACGATTTCAAACAGTTCCTCCATCTGCCAAAGCAGAGATGGCACTTCAATCATCACGCCAAAGCTCACCTTAGATGGCAATCCACGGCCGTGGCGGGAGGCATGTGCAATTTCTTTTTGAACAAGCTGCTTTGCTTCGCGAGCCTCTTCGACCTCAGTGACCATCGGGATCATCAAACGCAATTCGCGATTGCGAGAGGCATGAATGAGTGCCCGCACTTGAACTCTAAATAGACCCGGTCGATCAAGTCCAAGACGAATAGCGCGCCAGCCCATTGCAGGGTTTTCTTCTGACCCCATCCGCATGTAAGGCAAAATCTTATCACCGCCAATATCAAGCAAACGGAAGGTGACCGGCTTGCCTGCTGCGCGGTTTATAACGGCTTCATAAAAATCTTGCTGCTGGGTCAATCGAGGCAAGCTTGAAGCGATCATAAACTGGAGCTCAGTCCTGAAAAGACCAACGCCATCTGCCTTTGTTGTCTCTAGGTTTTCCATATCAATGCCAAGACCAGCATTGAGGTTAAGATCGATCCGCGTACCATCTCTGGTGACAGGCTCAACGTTTAAAAGTTCAACATAACGCTCTTGGCGCTTCGCCCGCATACGCACCTTATCGGCATAGGCAGCCTCAACGTCACTGGCAGGTCTCAGGTGTACTTCGCCCGTATCACCATCAACAATGATTGCTTCGCCAGCATCAAGCAGCGTCAAAACATCTTCGGCTTGTCCGGCAGTCGGAATACCAAGAGCACGCGCAACAATCGTCACATGGCTGGTCGGCGCGCCTTCTTCCAGAACAAGGCCGCGCACTTTTTCAGGATCATAATCCAGAAGATCAGCCGCACCCATTGTTCTAGCAACGATGATTGCGTCGCTAATATCATCCGTATCAACGCCGTCAGATTTACCCATCAATTGACGAAGCAGGCGATAAGCCAGATCATCAAAATCGTGCAGGCGTTCTTTTAAATAAGGATCTGACTGGCGCAACATCCGTGCGCGCATATCACTTTGTACTTTTTCAACGGCAGCTTCCGCGGTGAGGCCATTACCAATTGCCTCTTCCATCTTGCGAACCCAACCGCGATCATGGGCAAACATGCGGTAAGCTTCCAGCACTTCACGGTGTTCGCCTGTTGCCGCGATATCGCGTCGTGACAACATATTATCAACCGACAAGCGCAGATCATTCACCGCCGCATCAAGGCGCTGCATTTCCGTGTTGGAATTTTCGCTAATAAGGTTGGTTACAACCACACGCGGTTCATGCAAAACCACATGACCAAGGCCAATACCCTCAGCAAAACCCAAGCCTGAAATTGTCATCGAGCGCAGCCGGTCTAATTCAGTCTGATTAGACAGCAAGCCCTTGAGCTCTTCACCGACAATCATTTCGGCAAACACCATTGCAATGGTTTGAAGCGCTTCGACTTCTTCTTCTGAATAAACACGGTGAGCGCGGTTTTGGACGACTAAAACGCCAAGCGTGCTACCTGCTCGCAAGATCGGCACACCCAGAAACGCGTTATAGATTTCCTCGCCAGTCTCCGGCAAATAGGCGAAGGCTGGGTGCGTTTGCGCATCTGATAAATTAAGTGGTGAGGCTGTTGAGGCGATCAGACCAACAAGACCTTCCCCAATTTTCAGCGTGACCGAGTGAACCGCTTCGGCTTTCAGGCCTTCTGTTGCGAAAAGCTCAAGACAACCATCAGAACGCAAGACATAGATAGAGCAGACCTCGGCCACCATGTTCGAGGCAATCTGATTCACAATCTTGTTCAACCGATCCTGTGGTTGTATCTGCTCCGCCATAATTTCGCGCAGGCTGCGCAGCAAGATACGAGGACCAGCGGGTCCAGGCCGCATGTAACGTTCCTCAATTTGAGATTAGGATAACTAATCAGCGTCCAGTCCGTACACACTATGAAGTGTGCGCACTGCAAGCTCCGTATACGCTGCATCAATCAAAATGGAAATCTTAATTTCCGAAGTTGTGATCGCAATAATATTGATGTTCTTTTCTGAAAGGGCTCTAAAAGCAGTCGCCGCGACACCCGCATGCGAACGCATACCAATACCGATAACGGACACTTTGACCAAATTCTTATCGCCGCCAACATCTGTAAAGCCGGCTTTATTTAATGTTTCGATTGAACGTTCAAAATCACCAGATGGAACTGTAAAAGTAATATCTGTTGTATCGCCGCTTTCAGAGACGATTTGCACAATCATATCAACATTGACGTTGGCATCAGCAAGCGGGCCAAAAATATCTGCCGCAACTCCCGGCGTATCAGCAACACGACGCAGAGAAATTTGCGCTTCGTCTTTTGCATAAGCGATGCCAGTTACCAGTTGCTGTTCCATGATTTCATCCTCATCACAAATCAAAGTGCCAGGCGGAAAACTTGCATTCACAATCGACGGATCATCCGGATCAGTAAATGAAGACCGCACAAAGGTCCGCACATTTTTAATATGCGCCAATTCGACCGAACGCACTTGTAAAACTTTAGCGCCTGACGACGCCATTTCTAACATTTCTTCAAAAGACACACGCTCAAGGCGCTGCGCTTTTTTCACGATACGCGGGTCCGTCGTATAGACACCATCTACATCTGTATAAATATCGCATCTATCTGCATTAATTGCCGCAGCAATCGCAACCGCTGTTGTATCAGACCCACCGCGACCAAGGGTCGCAACACGACCTTCAGGCGAAATACCTTGAAATCCTGCGATGACAGCGACTTGGCCAAGCCTAAGACGTTCATCGAGTTTATCTGAATCGATATCCTCAATGCGCGCCGCGCCATGCGAACTATCCGTTTTAAGCGCAATCTGCCAGCCAAGCCATGACCGCGCATCGACGCCCATAGATTGAAGGGTGATCGCAAGAAGGCCCGAAGACACTTGCTCACCAGAGGCAACAACGCTGTCATATTCACGCGCGTCATGCATGGGTGCTGCTTGTTTGCATAAATCGACAAGGCGATTGGTTTCGCCAGACATTGCGGAAACGACAACGGCCACTTGATGCCCAGCATCAACTTCACGCTTAACATGGCGTGCAACACGACGAATTCGGTCGAGATCGCCGACGGATGTTCCGCCGAACTTCATAACCAATCTTGCCATCTTACCCACTCACCTAGTGTTCGAAATTCATGTTTTCGCTCATGATTTAGCCACAGGCCACTCATGAGCAAGGCGCATAGTTTGCGCTCATGCCAGCCTAATAAAGACAAATCTCGAAATGATCAACCAGTGGGAGTAAAGAACTCTGACTACTTTTAGGCGATTGATTTAACGCCTTCTTGAACAAGGGCTGTAATTTTGCCAGTTAATTCTTCTGCATTCTTATTTACTTTGCCTGCGACATTTTCAATTTCGGCAATTGCGCCCTTGTTTGCAGAAACAACACCTTGCAGTTCACCCATGTGGGTCACAATCTCACCAACAACCCCGCGCTGCTGAGAAACTGCGCTTGCTGTATCCGTCGACATTTCGGAAATTTCGCGGATAGAAGCCGTAATTTTCTCAATCGCTTGAGCCGCAACAGAAGAGACATTTCGCACATCTTCAATTTGGCTGCTAATTTCAGCTGTCGCGTTGGCTGTTTGTTGCGACAAAGATTTCACCTCAGACGCAACAACGGCAAACCCACGGCCAGCTTCACCCGCACGGGCGGCCTCAATCGTTGCATTAAGAGCAAGCAGGTTCGTTTGATCTGCAATCGCTTGAATTGTTGCAGCAAACGTTTCAATGCGCTCGACGGCTTCAGATAATTCGGAAACTTTAGCTTCAGCTTCTGCAGCAACCGTACTGGCGCCACCACATTTTTCAGCGGCAACATTGGTGCGCCCTGCAATTTCATTGATGGAGGCAGACATTTCTTCCGTTGCAGAAGAAACAGCGGCGGAAAGTTCAATTGCCCCTTCAGCGCCTTTTGCGATGCCTTCGCAACTGTGGCTCAGTGTCGTCGATGCGCCACCAATCTCAGTACCAGCCGCGGCCAATTCACTTGCCACACGATCTTGATAGGCGGCGAACTCGCTATGTATTTTCTTTTCAGCTTCTTTCAATTCCGTGACATCGTTACCTGCGGCGATTATCGCCCCATCTTCACGTACGATCCGGTCGATACACATCGCCATGCCATTAGGGAACGACATTTCTAAGCCAACACACCCAGCTACAACGAGTTGATAACGTTTTTGAATTTCCGCATCGATATCACCTGCAAATTTGCTTTTCGTCAAAAAGGCACGAAGCATTTCCGTCATGTGGACGGGATTGGGTAAATCAGCATTTACGTTCAAATAATTTGCCCAAAAAGCCTTGTTCGCAAAAACGACATAGTGATCTGCATCAATGAAAGCGATACCATGACGCATTATATTCATCATAGATTCGTAGAATTCAGTGCGGTCTACATGCGCATTAGCTTCATCAATAGCAGTGTCTTTTTTCTTTTTAGCAAACATAACATCAAATCCAGAGGTGAAAATTATGGTTAATAAAATCATACAAAGGTTAATATTCTTAAAAAATCTGCCAATTTGATTGGTCACAAGCATATTTTGCAAATAAACAAATTACTCTCTTAAACCCTCGCTCACAGATTGGTTCGGATGACAAATTTCCCTACGTATCAAAACGTCATCGATGCACGAACCATCATCCAAGGCGACCTTGTAAAAACACCTATCGCACCGCTGACATCTGATCGGCTTACACATCTACTACCCGAACGCTCATCGGCCTTTATTAAGCTGGAACACCTCCAACAAGCTAGTTCCTTTAAAGCACGCGGCGCTTTTATCGGTATGTCGCAATTATCCAAACAACAAAAGAATGCAGGCGTGGTCACAGTAAGTGGTGGAAACCATGCGCTTGCAATTTCATGGGCAGCTAGCAAACTAAGCATAAGCGCCAAAGTCGTCATGCCAAGCCACGTTGACCCCGTGCGCATTGAAGGTTGCAAGGCTCTCGGTGCGACAGTCGTCTTGGTTGAAACCATCAAAGACGCCTTCAGCACCATGGGACAAATCGCGGAAGATGAAGACCGCACCATCATGCACCCGTTTGAAGGCGAACATATGACACTCGGTTCCGCCACATGCGCGGCAGAGTTTTTAGAAGCCTACCCTGATCTTGATGCGTTAATCGTGCCTATTGGCGGCGGCGGGTTAATCAGTGGCATGAGCCTTGCCGCCAAACTGCACAATCCGAATATACACGTTTTTGGCGTTGAGCCCTTTGGCGCGGACGCAATGTTTCAAAGCTTCCAAACAGGCGAAATTACAACTCTTGAAAAAGTCGACACCATCGCAGATAGCCTTGGTTCTCCGATGACTGCGCCTTATTCCTTGGCCTTAGCGCGTGCTCATGTTGATGAGATCGTACGCGTCACTGACGATGAGCTACGTACTGCAATGAGTCACATGATGGATGGTCTAAAGATACTCGCGGAACCCGCCTGTGCTTCATCCCTTGCAGCCCTGATCGGCCCGTTGCATAAAACATTAGAAGGCAAAAAAGTTGGCATAATCGCTTGCGGCTCCAATATCAGTATTGAGCGTTTCCAAAAGCTCACGACTAATTAAACAGAAAGACACACCTCATGGCCTTAAAACGCATGGTTCTTGAACTCGGTATGGGTACCGATATTAGAGGCGAAGATTATACCAAAGCCGCCATCCGCGCTTTGTCAAACGCGCTGCGGCAAAACTCGCTCACCATTGCTGATGCTTTCAATGTGCCACGGGAAGATATGCATGTGAAAATCATTATCGGCGCACAGAAACCGGACCAAGTGGACAAGCAAGCCGTTGCCGAAACCCTGCCTTATGGCCAAGCAGAAGTAAGCGTTGAACTGGGTGGCCTTGATACGCTGAAAGCCAACGGGGAATCTTCGACAATCATGGTCAACGCCGCCGTCGTGGTTTATCTCGACCTGCCCGAGGACAAAGACTGGAGGGTTGCATCATGAGCGAACTCAAACAAATCATTTTGGAAATGGGCGTCGGTGTTGATCTATACGGTTCAGATTACACGAAGGCTGGAAAACGCGCAGTGCAAGACGCGATTCATCACTCATCCCTCACCTTTTTTAAAACGCTCGGCCTCGACCCAAACGCCATGGAAATCGAACTAACCTTGGCAGCGAATGAACCAGAAAAAATCGACCTCGACCTCGTTGCAAAAGAACTGCCGTACGGCACCGTTTCACCACGCGGGGTGAAAGGTGGACTGAACGTCTATGACGAAGTCACAGAGCGCACCACGGTGATTGTGAATGCGGGCATTGTCGTTCGTTATCGGTTGGCAGAGTGAACCCGCGGCTAGTATTTTAAAGCCCAAACTTTCAATCAATTTGATGACTTAAAACCGATGCTACCCAACAGGCAGCATGTCGGCATTACGACATGCGCATCCTAAAATGTCGCATTTATTTGCAATCATGGCGCAAATAAACTATACGACATGTACATTGTCGCAATTAGAACAGCAATAAGGATGCTCATTTATGCCCTCAACTAACATGACGACGAAGACTGGAGACTTTGATACCCTTGGTGGCCGTTTGAGCCGAGCCAGAGCCATTCAAAACTCATCCTTGTCCGAAGTTGCAGAATTAGTGGGCGTAGAAGATGAGACCTTAGAAGCATGGGAACATGACCGCGCAACGCCGCGTTCTAACCGTCTGACAATGCTTGCCGGCATTCTTGGTGCCAGCCCATCATGGTTGCTTTTCGGTCGCGGCGCATCTCCTGCCAGCTAAACCGAACGCATAATTAGAGTTCGCTCAACCTTTAGAGAATAGCTTCCCAATTTCACACGCCAATTTGATTGGAAGCGCAAGCTCAACCTTGCTATCGCAATACCATGCGTACCCTTATTCTAACATCGCTCCTTATCCTCACCCCTCTCGCCGCATTAAGCGAAGAGGCCGTCGATAAACGAGAAGCGTTTTACGGTATTTGGGGCACAAAAAAACAATGCGCACGCGAGCCTTTCAAAAAAGGCGGCACCGTGCGCGCCGCACCCTATGTCATCACCCCGCAATGGGTGAAGCAAGGCAACCTTTGGTGCAGCCTCAACTGGGGCCCGGTGGAAAACAGTCCAACTGGAAAACAAACCGCCGCCAACGCCCACTGCGGCGAAGACAGTGTTCGCAGCTACTTTTTGGGCTTTAAATTAAAAGACGAGAAGCTAACCCTACGCTGGGATTTTTTGCGAGCCAATGGGCCCTTGGAGCAGTGTGTGGGTGGGTAGGGTTTGCAAATCCATCAGCTAGAACCAACAGCTTTGATTTTACCTAAAACGCTTTCGTTCGCATCTCAGTTTTTGGTGCTTTTATACACGACCAGAAATCTGCAAATGACCATCAAAACAAACGCCAATATCGAAATGACGACGTCAGACATGTAATCTTTGCCAATGGCGTAAAAAAGCCCGCCGAGCAGCGAAATTGTTGCGTAAAGGTCTTGTTTTAAAATTGTTGGTTGCAGCCCCGAAAGCACGTCGCGAAAAATTCCGCCCGCGACCCCTGTGATACAACCAAGCACGACGGCACTCGCAATGGGCAGGCCAACATCCAATGCGACCTGCACACCAATGATCGTGAAAAGGCCAAGGCCGATTGCGTCTAAATAAAGCAGCAACCTCAAGCGTCGTCCCCCACCTTTTTGCAGCCTGTTGGCTAGAAAAAATGTCAAAAGACCAACAGGTACAGCCGTTGACAGATAGGTTAAATCATTCAGCCAAAAAACGGGGCTTGCACCGATAAGCAGGTCTCGCAAAGTGCCGCCACCAACGGACACCACGACTGCCAATACGGTAGCACCAAACGGATCAAAGCCTTGGCGCACCCCTTGAATGGCGGCAGAAGCTGCCATCGCGGCCGTGGCCATTACCGTTAAAATTAACGTAAGAGAAGTTAAATTAGATAAAGAAACCCAGTCCATATTTTAAATATTGTCCTTACGCTGGTACAGGTTGCGCTCATTGAAAATCGAGCTGAATGAAATTTTTACCTGCTTTATCGTCAAGAAAGCAGGGCCATCAATATTCCGGATTATCAATCCAAGTCTCATAAACGGCCTGAACTGACGGGCGTTGTTTTACCTTGTTGGCGATGCGTTCGACGTTTCGAAATTCGCTGAGATCAGGGTGTCCCTTTGCAGGGCGTAGCCATGTGGTTAGCATGAATAGGTAGATGTCGGCGGCACTGAATTGATCACCGAGCAACCATTCGTTCGAACCAATTTGATCATCAATCACCTGCCATGTCTCACGAAGACGGCGGTTGCCGCGTTGTTGGGCGCTGGGTTCTCCGTCGGGCGTATCCGCAAACCGATCTGGATAATAAGTCAGCTGATAGGCATTTTGCACCGCGTTTGAGAAGTAGACCAGCGTTTGCAAATAAAGCGCGCGGGTCTGGTCATTCGCGTTAGGGCCAAGTTTGGCTTCAGGATGGCGATCACTAAGGAAAATCGTGATCGCGGCCGCTTCATACATTGCACCGCCATCCCACGTTAAAACAGGAACCCAGCCGTTGGGATTGATCGCTAGTTGTTCAGCTGGGCGGGGGGTGTCTTTATCCACCGTGGTTTCAATCAGCTCGTAGGGCGCGCCAATCTCTTCCAATAAAACCCGCATTCCCATTGAGGCACTTTTTTGTGCATAGAAGAGTTTGTACATCTAAGCGACCTTCTCGCGTTTAAAATCTAATCAACCATAAGCCAATTTCGTACATCACCCCAGCATCATGCCCGCCGCTTTTTCCGCGATCGCCATCACAGGCGCATTGGTGTTGCCTGACGTAATTGTCGGCATGATCGAGGCATCGGCGACCCGCAAACCTTCCAGCCCATGCACGCGCAGTTGATCATCCACCACGGCCATATTGTCTGATCCCATTTTCAACGTGCCGACTGGATGGAAGATCGTTGTTGCAATATCACCCGCCGCTTTGGCGAGTTCTTCATCTGAGGCGATATGCGTGCCGGGCTTAAATTCTTCCGGCTGAAATTCTGCCATACGGTTGGTCGCCATGAGGGCGCGCGCGTGGCGAATGCTATCGGCGGCGACGCGTTTATCTGCTTCTGTTGAAAGATAGTTCGGGCGAATGTCTGGCGGCACGGTTGTGTCTTTAGAGGTGATCGAAACTGCACCTCTGCTTTCTGGCCGCAAGTTACAAACCGATACCGTGATCGCAGGGAAATCGTGCAGCGGGTCACCAAATTTTTCGAGCGACAAGGGCTGCACATGATATTCAATGTTTGCCGTTTCATAGCTTGGGTCAGATTTCGCAAAAATACCAAGTTGGCTCGGTGCCATCGACATGGGGCCAGAACGGTTGAATGCATATTCAGCCGCAATTTTGGCTTTACCCCAAAGGCTTGCTTGGCGCTCGTTTAGGGTTTCACACCCTGTCACTTTAAACGCGGTTCTAATTTGCAAATGGTCCTGCAAGTTCTGCCCAACACCTGCAAGCTCATGCGCCACATCAATGTCGAAAGAACGCAGTAATTCGGCTGGCCCAATGCCAGAACTTTGCATAATGCGCGGGCTACCGATAGCGCCAGCTGCCAGCACCACTTCACGGGTTGCAGACGCCGTACATGGTTCACCCTTTACGGTGAAATTCACACCCGTCACGCGCTTACCTTCAAGGGTTAAAACTTCCGTGTCAGCATGGGTGATAACGCGCAGGTTTGGCCGGTTCATCACAGGTTTCAAAAACGCATCTGAAGCACTCCAGCGACGGCCACGCGATTGGGTCACTTCGAAATAGCCAGACCCCAAATTGTCGCCATCATTAAAATCATCAACCAAAGGCAGATCAAGCTCTGTTGCCGCTTCCCGCACAGCATCCAAAACGCCCCAATGAAGGCGCTGCTGTTCAACGCGCACTTCACCGCCCTGCCCGTGAAATTCATCGTCGCGGGTGTGGTGGTCTTCTACTTTCTTGAAGAGTGGCAAAAGATCATCCCAACCCCAGCCAACATTGCCAAGCTGTCGCCATTGGTCAAAGTCGCGCGATTGGCCTCGCATATAAATCATGCCGTTGATGGAAGAGCAGCCACCCAGCACTTTGCCACGTGGATAACCAAGCGCACGTCCATTCAAGCCTGGCTCAGATGCAGTATTATAAAGCCAATCGGTACGGGGATTGC
Protein-coding regions in this window:
- a CDS encoding threonine/serine dehydratase, whose protein sequence is MTNFPTYQNVIDARTIIQGDLVKTPIAPLTSDRLTHLLPERSSAFIKLEHLQQASSFKARGAFIGMSQLSKQQKNAGVVTVSGGNHALAISWAASKLSISAKVVMPSHVDPVRIEGCKALGATVVLVETIKDAFSTMGQIAEDEDRTIMHPFEGEHMTLGSATCAAEFLEAYPDLDALIVPIGGGGLISGMSLAAKLHNPNIHVFGVEPFGADAMFQSFQTGEITTLEKVDTIADSLGSPMTAPYSLALARAHVDEIVRVTDDELRTAMSHMMDGLKILAEPACASSLAALIGPLHKTLEGKKVGIIACGSNISIERFQKLTTN
- a CDS encoding Lin0512 family protein, whose product is MALKRMVLELGMGTDIRGEDYTKAAIRALSNALRQNSLTIADAFNVPREDMHVKIIIGAQKPDQVDKQAVAETLPYGQAEVSVELGGLDTLKANGESSTIMVNAAVVVYLDLPEDKDWRVAS
- a CDS encoding Lin0512 family protein, which codes for MSELKQIILEMGVGVDLYGSDYTKAGKRAVQDAIHHSSLTFFKTLGLDPNAMEIELTLAANEPEKIDLDLVAKELPYGTVSPRGVKGGLNVYDEVTERTTVIVNAGIVVRYRLAE
- a CDS encoding helix-turn-helix domain-containing protein; this encodes MPSTNMTTKTGDFDTLGGRLSRARAIQNSSLSEVAELVGVEDETLEAWEHDRATPRSNRLTMLAGILGASPSWLLFGRGASPAS
- a CDS encoding TRIC cation channel family protein; translation: MDWVSLSNLTSLTLILTVMATAAMAASAAIQGVRQGFDPFGATVLAVVVSVGGGTLRDLLIGASPVFWLNDLTYLSTAVPVGLLTFFLANRLQKGGGRRLRLLLYLDAIGLGLFTIIGVQVALDVGLPIASAVVLGCITGVAGGIFRDVLSGLQPTILKQDLYATISLLGGLFYAIGKDYMSDVVISILAFVLMVICRFLVVYKSTKN
- a CDS encoding glutathione S-transferase family protein; amino-acid sequence: MYKLFYAQKSASMGMRVLLEEIGAPYELIETTVDKDTPRPAEQLAINPNGWVPVLTWDGGAMYEAAAITIFLSDRHPEAKLGPNANDQTRALYLQTLVYFSNAVQNAYQLTYYPDRFADTPDGEPSAQQRGNRRLRETWQVIDDQIGSNEWLLGDQFSAADIYLFMLTTWLRPAKGHPDLSEFRNVERIANKVKQRPSVQAVYETWIDNPEY
- a CDS encoding GMC family oxidoreductase N-terminal domain-containing protein; translated protein: MNRKDLGAWDFIIVGAGTAGCLLANRLSADPSNKVLLLEAGGNDNYHWIKIPVGYLYCIGNPRTDWLYNTASEPGLNGRALGYPRGKVLGGCSSINGMIYMRGQSRDFDQWRQLGNVGWGWDDLLPLFKKVEDHHTRDDEFHGQGGEVRVEQQRLHWGVLDAVREAATELDLPLVDDFNDGDNLGSGYFEVTQSRGRRWSASDAFLKPVMNRPNLRVITHADTEVLTLEGKRVTGVNFTVKGEPCTASATREVVLAAGAIGSPRIMQSSGIGPAELLRSFDIDVAHELAGVGQNLQDHLQIRTAFKVTGCETLNERQASLWGKAKIAAEYAFNRSGPMSMAPSQLGIFAKSDPSYETANIEYHVQPLSLEKFGDPLHDFPAITVSVCNLRPESRGAVSITSKDTTVPPDIRPNYLSTEADKRVAADSIRHARALMATNRMAEFQPEEFKPGTHIASDEELAKAAGDIATTIFHPVGTLKMGSDNMAVVDDQLRVHGLEGLRVADASIMPTITSGNTNAPVMAIAEKAAGMMLG